The genomic stretch ATGCTTCTTTCAAATATCATCcaaaagtattaaaaaatatcatttttaacATGCATTACATGGTCagcaaaaattatataaaatatgcaattattatataaaatattttctatgGCCGTACCAAATTATCAGTTTAATCACTTATATAACACTGTGGAgcttacattaaaaaaagattcACTTATTTTAGATTTCTGGATCTGTGccaaaaatagaataaaaaatcTAAACATTGCACAATTTACAAAATTGTTGTGTTTTGCTTTTCTCTTAAAATGCTTCCATCGAGACGGCTCAATTTAGTGAGCAAATGCCCTTATGTTCAACCTTGTATGAAGCCAgcaataaattttattttacccTCTCCTCAGCCTCACTGAGCATGTTCATGGCTCTTCGGTTGATGTTCCTCTCCAACTTGTCTTTTGTCTCCTCCAGTCTCTTCAGCCTCTGACCAGCTTCTTTAGGGCTGTTAGTCTTGAAGTCGTATGCAGAATTGGGCTGGCCAAAGAGGTGCCGTTCAGACGAGATCCAGTCGTTCTCAGCTAGCATGCGTGTCACCTAACATTTAAGGGCAGATTATATAATTTATACGTAAATCAAAGCTATATTCCAACTTCAACTAAAAGCATACAGTATGTGTCTAAATTTGCTCAACAGTTCCCTTTGCAATGAGTCTGAACATTAAATAGAATTCAGGCACTGTCTAGATCCCTAGTATTAGGAGCTTCGTGAcacatatggtgcttttccactccATGGGATCAGCTCAACTTTTCAAGTAGCACAGGAGACCTGCAAAATCGAGCCAGTGACTTGCAAaaccgtctctaaggggaaccaCAGGCTTTAAAAGCCAGCAGTAGTGTCATTAATGACTCAATTACAATAACTGAGTCATTAATAGTGCTTCACTGTctgcattgttgtggtttccaaagccttgAAGCCAGGATTTCACATGtagttttttttgtaattttttccccctcaaatcACTAATTTTTGTAGGGACTATATTGTAGGGAACAAATGTTCTAGTGCACCAGGATAATTTAGGCCATGGGAAAGTGTTAATATCCATCTAACACATACTCTAGCAGCAGCATCTGAGCTGTCCTTCTTGTGTTTGCTGATGTTGTGCTCAAGCTCTTTAATTTTGAGCTGAGCATCGTTGCTTTGTTCTCTGAGTTTGTTTGCTTCTTCGCTCTTCcctttgatctctctctcttgacCCAAAATCACTTCTTTCTGCTGAGATAGCTGCTCTTGAGCTTGCCGCACAGCTtcctacaaaacacacaaattgAATCAGCCgcaggaaatatttaatagcGAATAGTCCATCAAAAGTCTAACAAGGTGTGGAATTTAGGAAATTCTCACTTGGACTAATATGAGTACAAGTTATCTAGATTTAGCACAACAGTTTTGTCCATTTGAAGCCATTTAGTAGCATAGTGATTTAGTCTGCATGCTGTACGTTACCTTATTGGCTGCGACATCAGTTGCCATGGCACTTATCTGTTCCTGTATGGCCTTCATAGCTTCATCTACAGCCTGTATTTGCTGTTCATAGCCAGCCTGCTCCCGCTTCAACTCCTCCAGCTCTAGAGCAACAGCATCAGCCTcctacacacacagttcagaaCAGTCAAAGACAGACATTTTTGGAGATGTACAGTTGTAGTTATTGTATAGATCATCTTAACTGGGATGGTATCTGAACATGCTAAATCAGAACCACTGTTTGTATGAATAGTCTGAACAGAGTTTACAGTTCAGTAAACAACTGGAGGGTTTAGCTTAAAACTATTAATATTCAATAAGTCaccaatcaaattttatttttattgcaggttttacaactgatgttccagtaatcaaaacaaaaatatcaacaacccgcaaatcagaaaaaaaagcctCAGATGACCAAGCcaaaggcaacagtggcaaggggcgaaaaacactttcccaaGGCTGGAcgaagaaaccaagactcatagTAGGAACCCTATTCTACATAGAATACATTAATTTAGAGGGATAATATCCCATAGAGTTTGACatagagaaataaaataagaattttaaaatacacattGAACAGTAGAGGTGTAACAGTACGTGTATCTGTACCAAACAGTTATGGTCCTGGATTCACAGGGAATACATGATATGCTGCAGCTACAAGACTGATGAAGGTAATAGGAAAACAAAGTTTACAAGACAAGTCCGGTTTGAAACCATTTCTCTGCCTTTCCAACGTGGCCCTATTTTGACGCAACAGTGACTGCCACGTGGGTGAAGAGCAAGGCACAAGCTGTTGCAGGAAATCTTGAGCACATGTGTTTTGAAATGTGAGATCTGTATGAAATTGTCAGCTCAGGTCATAAAGTGTCCCCTTTTTCTGAGTGATTAAATCAACACCAGTGATCCTATACTGAAAGCAATCTGACCAGTTTCCTATGGTGCTCAGTTTCTCTACAGTTTCACACTATTAAGATCATCTTAAATGGTGAGAGTGTTTAATGTGATACACCGTTTAACGATATTTAAATGGGAGTTGCTGAACAACGCAGAACCAGTTTAAACATGTCTGCATATTACCATAGGGAAAAAACATTAACTATTAGTTATCAAAAGTACAATGTTAAAAAAGTTAGGGTTTTCTTGGGGTGTCCCACGTTTTACACCTTAATGCAtatatcacacacacttactcatgGTCAAATACAATTTCTGTACAGCAGAGGAGGAAAAGCTACAGCTAATTAAGAAGGCTTACACAGGCCTTCATAAATATGAAGTAATCaaggaaaacagaaaataagatGAGATATTGGACAAGAACAAACCATTATTAGAAACCATTATTTAAAAAGGACAAGAATCAAAGGGTTCAACAAAGTAAAACAACCatggtagaaaaaaaaaaaacaaaggaaaagttTTACTGCTAGGACACTGTAGAGCTACATATGCTGATACACTTCAAGACTTTTTAAGTAAACAAAACTGGATACCTGTTTTCTCTCCTTGAGTTTTTTGTTGTAGGCATCTGCTTTGCTCTTGGCCTGGTTAAGTTTCTGTTGTGCCGCTTtcagttctttctctctctctgcctcagcATTCTTCATTTTGTTCTCCAGTACCTTGTACTTCTCCTCTGCCTTTCTCTGCACCTCCTTTGTCTTCTTGAGTGTCTCCTCACTATCCTCTAACGTAGGAAACAACAGATATAAATAAAAGCAATTTGGCTAATTTTACATGATTTGAACCTTCATTACACATGTAAATGTAGTTTTCAGGAAGGTACCCTTACAaacccaattccaatgaagttgggacattgtgtaaaacaaataaaaacagaaaacgatgatttgcaaatacttTTCAATCTATAATTAATTGAATACATTACAAagatatatttaatgttcaaacagatcaattttattggatttttttttttgcaaatattcactcattttgaatttgaggcctgcaacaggACACTTTTCCTACTTTTtgcgtcagtccatctcagatgagctcgaGCCCTGAGAAGCCTGCTgcgtttctgggtgttgttgatataggTCTTGTAGATGAAGCgacgaactgtgttcactgacagtggTTTTTCtaaagtgttcctgagcccacgtggtaatatccgttacacaatgatgtcggtttttaatgcagtgccgccTGAGTGATCGAAGGTCACAGGCTTTCATTGTTGGTTTTCGGCCTTGCCGCTTACTTGCAGAGACTTCTCCAGATTCTTGGAATCTTTTGACAATATTATgtactgtagatgatgaaatcctaTGTTCCTTGCAATTGTACGTTGAGAAAAGTTGTTCTTTTCTCTGAGGTATGTATACCGCCGTTACCATGACAACCCTGAATTGGCGTGGCAAATACACGGGGCTGGCTTTAACAGTCACATATTCCAGGTCTGGGGAGCAGTGACTGTCTAGTTTACGTGCATCGTTACACCAGTTATTATGTGTGTAAACACATAAGCCCCCTCCTCTGCTCTTACCGGAGTCGCTATTCTGGTCGTAGTGATGAGCCGTATAGCATGCTAACTCGACAGCCGGTATGCTTGGCTGCAGCCAGGTTTCTGTGAttatttttgagcattcctcaactttcccagtcttttgttgcccctgtcctaacttttttggaacatgttgcagacctcaaattcaaaatgagtgaatatttgggggagaaaaaataaataaataatgtttatccatttgaacattaaatatcctgtctttgtagtgtattctatTGAATATATGTTGAAAAAGATTTGCAGTTCATCATATTCtacttatatttatgttttacacaacgtcccaacttcaaTGAATTTGGGGTTGTTCGCACGTTTAAGTATTATGTTCCTAACAAGACAAAGCGCATCTGTATGGTATTTCTTTCAGCTTAAGTGTATATACCAATAGTCTTGCAAAGGTTCTCCAATTCCTCCTGTTGTTTGTGGAATGAACTCTGTTGTAGTTTAGTCTCGAGTATCTGAGCCTCCTCTGTCTTCAGGTCCAGCTGCTGTTTCAGCTGCCGAAATCTACCAAAACAACATGAAACAGGTAACTGTCTCTTTCTCCTTAAATGTTGGCAAGCTGTATTTGGTAAAACACCTTTCCCACCACCCACATATTCTTTACCCTTAGACAAAGGTGCACACTATAAAATCACTCCTAGACAACCATATGCTTTAAAACGTCAGTGTAACATGGATTGGGTTAACTAGGTCAACTAATGGTCATTTCACTTTCAAGAATGTTTCTGATAACACCCATGCATTATAttaatgaaaacacaaaatgcCATAGGAGTGCTAGTATGACAAAATCCTGACAGGAACAAGGATTAAATCATAATATATCCAGACTCCAAGCTAGAAATTtacttaaaagaataaaaattcCACAACCTAACAAAAACAATGGCTCCAACCTGTTTTCCCTCTATACCCCTTCTCAAGTGTTAAGTGATAATAAATGAAATTGCaggataaaatgtaattatttctaTGTTTTGCCTATTACAAGCACAACCTCCCAAAGCTAATTGGATGACACTTTTGAATACAGAGTTTACTAACTTCTCTGCAGTTCCCTTGAGGCTACTGAGTTCTGTTTCCACTGCAGAGAGTGCTGCCTCTTTGGCCCTCAGGTTGTCCTGAACATCTTTCACCTCAGCCAACTTTGAGAGCACTGAAGCTGTCTGACCACGAGCACCtgaacacaaaaatattttcatgcatttaaagtagtttatatttgttcttAATAAAATCAATTAATTTAATACATTAGTCTactatatttataaacattatacacaccTCCAGTCAGCGTTCCTTGTGGATCAAACACGTCCCCACCAAGAGTGACTGTTTTGGTGCTGACACGCTTATCAAAAGCAACTTTTTTAGCATTGTCCAGAGTATCGCAAACCAACGTGGTCCCAAAAACATACTCCATTGCCTTCCGCAATTCTAATTCATAGCCCACCAAGGACAGAGCTGTGTGCACATTATCCTCCCCCACCTGAAACAAGACAATTTAAAATGTTCCCATAACATATTTGAACTTAATAATTTGCAAAGATAAGCATGGATTTGCAGGTTGTTAGCCATGTTATATTTAGGCACATGTCTTGACGTCAATGCACAGAAGAAATGTGCAGACACCTTTTTAAAAGCCCAGTGATGGAAAAAACGAGGACAATATGAATCATTACAGATCATTTTTCCACCTAATGTGACATATAATCTGCACTGTTCAATaggaaaaagaaacaatttttttaaaatatcttctGTGCAGGGATTTACGGCAATTATGTGATTGTATAAACATGCACACCCTTAAACTAATACTTTGTTGAAGAACCTTTTGATTTGACACCTAGCCAAAAATATATCTGAACACCCTCAGCATGGAAGGTGATTTATCAATCCTTACCCTTGGAATTATGGCCAACAATTTAAACCATGGCCCCATCTGACCATGCTTCTCACGTTTCTCACATGCTTTCAGCTCCTGTAATAAATGTTGTAGGCCTCTCGGCAGCCTCCCAGATCAGTTTTGTTCTCATGTTTCCACCAGTTTTGTAGGGTAATGCAGTTCTTGGTAAAGTCGCTGTTGTGCCATATTATATCCAATTTTATATGATTGTCTTCCATGGCATATTTgacttaaaaatattttaagtctTAAGTCTGTACTTAACTGATAACTTTCAGCCATGAGATCCCTTTGATGTTTTGTAAGGTATTGGCTGACATTGGCTTCTGCTGCAAGTGGCAACTATACCATTAATCTCACAATACCATACACTCTAGGGAGAGTTTGGTGCCTTTCACCACATAACGTGGCCAAGAATCACCTACTACTTCAGGAAAAGAAGTctgaagtctgccattttggcaCAACGTGTAGGAGGCAATTTATGTCTGGccaataccagagccagtaAAAACTGATACATAAAAGTGCAATTACGTGGATGTACATATAGCAAATCAGAATgtaactggcagaatcctgacaggcCAGGTTACTGCACTGAAGGTATTAGACTCCTTCAACTTGTGGGCAGAGGATCTGTGGCTAAAACTAATAATCCCTTGTCCAGATGAacaccaatgttttttttttgtttttttttaatgaagcgATTTGTATGTATTTAGGCCTCTCCTCCACATGTAGGGGGgaggagggaaagaaaaaaaaaaacaaaaacaaacccagtTTCATGGGTTCAATTTCATATCCACTGTTTATCCATCTGGATTATAATTAAGTGTAGTCACACCCAACATTTGTCAGCAAAATTTTTACAAGAAAGATCctattcatttcaaaataaattagCTGTGGAAAAAACATTTTACCAGAGTGCTGAGTTCAAGTTTGCCAAACACCAAGACATGATTTCAAGTACTTAACCTAAAGCATTGCTTTTGGCAATAGTGAACATGAacttaaaaagaataaaaggcAAATATCTCATaatgtgattgttttttttttttttccctttttttactttacatttttcatttcattaccAGGTTTTTGGCAGTGTTGACCACATTGTCATTAAGGGTCCGTGCAGAGATCTTGTTCAGAGGGATTATGGTGTATCTGCGTTTCAGTTCTCCCTTTTCCAGAATTTTCTTTCCAGTTAcctgaaattaattttaaaagacAAATTCTACTCCATGCAGTCTTGACAGTGGAAATCTCCAGCAACAGGCCGGATGTAACAAAAAATGCAAAACAGAGAATCAGGTGAATCAAGTTGTCAAGAGTAACGGTTTActtaaattattaaatgctATCCCAGATAAGTCCAAGCCAAATACACAAATCAAATGACCAATTAATTGTCAAGTTTCAGCAGTAGCGAACAAGCTCCCTCAATGGAAAAATTTTTACACTTACTTCATTGTCCACTACTACATTGTAGAGACGACCACCAGCCACCACCTCCAGAGCTGTGGCGTTAGACACATCAGTCACTGTAAACAGGTTTGCTACCAGACCCTTCACTTTACTATGATCCCAGTTCCTTTCAGGGTCCCTGAAAAGGTACACCATATTTGATTAACAGACTGCAACAATATTCATAACAGTAGGCAACTCAGAAAATGGCCACAGTGAATCTTAAGCTTATGTACAAACAATGAAAtattaaagcagaaaaaaaaggcaaagtAACATTAGTGAGAGTTATACATTCAGTGTAACATTTCCACACAAGCACTTACTTGTACTCAAAGCGGAGGTTGGGGAATTGGCCCATGAAGGACTCATATGTTTCTCTAAGCTGGTTGACTTCAGAGGACAGCTGTCTTTTTTGCTCTATTAGGTGCTCCTCTCGTCCATCTACACAAAAAGCATAGTTTAGATTTATCTCAAAGTTCTTTCTTAATGTAATGGAAAACTTTGCTAAggctttcagtttttcatttaaaaggTCTTTCCTTATCCAAAGTTATATAAACCTAGAAGTTTATATTATCAAGAAGGCAACCCTATTCACAGACTTTTGTATCTCAATTTAGTCACCATTACCCTTTTGAATTTTatctgtaatgttttttttaaaaaaattaacattacAATATGTTATGGGTACAACCTTCATAGCTGAGTTTCTTCAGTTCAGTATTTAGCTTGTCTCTGCATTTCTGCACAGCCTCTAAGGCATCCTGATCTTTCTTATATCCACTGTCCATCTTTTTCACCTGGGCCTGTTTAGTCTTCAGCTCCTGCTGAGCATGCTTTAGCTTCATTTGTGCCTGAAAGGAAAACAATTTTAAATCACCAATAACAGAGACCACTCATAAAATGTAGCATTTtatgtttgttataaaatgttaCTTGTTTGGCTTCTGTCTCTGCTTTGCTCATTTCATTCTTGCATGTCATCATCTGCCCAGCCAGTGTGGCCTCCTCTCCATCTTCATTGGCTGAAAGGCCAGCTGACACTGCCTTGAAGTGCTGCTGAGCTGCCTCTAATGCCTCTGCATCTTTCTGCCCCTCCTCCTGCACCGCCTTCAATCGCTCTGTTGCCTTGGCAACCTCACTTTCTTTTGCCGACATAACTTTTTTATCCTACAATAAAAATAGATTGTGGTgccaaatttattaaaaataattataaagaaTATGACAAAcggagcaaaaaaacaaaacactgatatttaattatttttttttaatccccaTACCTCCTCCATGGTTTTCACAAgctctttcctttttttgttcTCATCCTTAAGGTTTTGTTTCTTAAGGTCAAGGGCACTTTGAGCTTTGGTATCCACTCTCTGCGCCTCAGCCAGAGTTTCCTCCAGAGATTTTAACACTCCTGCTACTTCCTATAACCAGAGTGAGTGACAACAGTTATAttactatgaaaaaaaaagacaatactAAAAGGTTCATCGTTCATAATTGTATGCAGTTACAGTAAGGGATTAATCAAAACTAATCGTGCACCGGATCTAATGATTCGTCTTGGTGTTTTGGGCATATGTGATATAATACTTTACCAGATTACCTACAAAAGTGACCAACATATGTTACATTGAGGACTATGAAATAGGAATATCCCTACACTGATTAGACAGGCTTAATATTAGGATTAAGTTATTGGTCTAAACTGAGGAAAACCAAGAAAGGGACCTGTTGGGTGTGGATTACCTTATCTCTGCTTTTCTCCAGTGCTTTAATTTCCTCACTGAGCACCTGGACATGAGACGCATTCTGCTGCATGCTTTCCTGTAGCTTGCTGATTGAGGCTTGCATCACTTGCAGGTCCTCTGCAGATTTCACTTTTGTCTCCTCTGCACAGACAAACTGCCAAGCAATGTACAGCCGACTCAAATGCTCAATCTCTCGCATGAGCTTCTGGTACTCTAGGTAGGAAGAACGTTCCTGTGGAATAAGGGAGGTTTGCAGGTTAGGGTTGTAAAAATTCCAGTGATTTTCTAATTTGGGAAGTTTACCATAGAAATTAATGGGAATTAAATGAGAATATTCAAAGCTATGGGTAAGAAACTTACATATAGttgttaaaaaaacatataccGAAGCATACTCttggctaaaataattagatatgatacCAAACCACTTGAAAGGTAAAGCTGCTCCTCAATCCCAGGCACATGGCAAATTACACACTAAAGGACTATTGAGACCACACCCCCTGCACTGTTTATTCCTCCATCACATGTACAGCATATGTAGATAATTTCTAGAAACCTGACACTCACCACTACTAAGTACTGAGCACACATTTGGACCAAAGGATTACCTAAAGTCAGTTAAGTTTTGATGAGGTTCATATTTTATTGACAATAATAGCATTGTAACATTTAAACAACTATTAAATCAAGGTGTAATCTCACAAGTGCTTCCTATCCGGTAAATCAGAAAAGCCCAGCATGCTAGCTacctatatattttttcctcaaCAATTTTCTGTAATCAAGTACTaatacttattatttatttaatattttgtagaccatttagtgtttttaaactttcattttatttaaaagaagcATGTCGTGTGCGGCAACTATGACATGTGTCAtagttattatttgtattgttatgccttcatgtctgctgccaaaaaaaaaaaaaaagtacattgataatagttcctttaaaatgttccaatatcttcTATTCATTTCAATAAATTCCCATACATTCCCAAAATTCACAtggaaagtttacattttggaatatttccaaaGTTCCTGAGCTAAAGCTTCCATAAAACGTTACCAGTAATTTACGGGAAGTTTTCCCCCATTTGCAACCCTATTACATGTACAATATATCTTATTATTGcatgggtctgggatgccagacttcactgttgagccttccgGAGGCgtcgtgggcttaattcagcaaaacacactAGAGAAGTTGCCTATCTGATGAGCCCTATGAAGAGCTTGTAAAGctgtgggtggtttgggtacttaAATGCTGGGAGGATCAATTTGTAGTAGTTATTAAGGATACCTAGTTGCTGAATCATAAACAGCAACAGAAAACTTAGTGTTTAGGTGTCAGATTTAAACAACAGAAAGTATGGTTGCAGGTaggaatatatataaaattgtaaataaatttgtttaatttaaccTCTTTCAGTTTCTCCATAGCAGGGGTGATCTCCTCATCCAGGATCTAAAGTAaaacaacatacacacaaacagtgaAACTCCAAGGAACCtccacacacttacacacacacacatatatacatacaacgAAAGTTTACCGTCTGAATCTCTTTTAGTTTGGCATCTTTTTTCTCaattgttttctgagcactgatTTTCTTGCATTCATACATCCTGGTACCAGCAGCCTCCTCAATCATGGCCAAAATCTATACACAAAGATGAACATATGCAATATGTTGCAGTTCTTCATCTTAAGTTAATGTTATGAACATCTCTCTGTACAGACAAATGACATGTTTATTAAGACAATAATTAGGCAACATAATATAACCATTAGGTAAATAATTCTTTTGAAGTAAAAGAAAACCAATCGGGTTGATCCTCACCTCAGGGGGTTTCATATTCAGAACTTTGGTGATTCGTCCCTGAAAGTAGAGCACTAGTTTAATGCAAAaaatcaacactcaacattaATTTTTAAACAACATCAGATTTAAAGTTCCATATATTACAATACAGTTTTAAAGTTAGCATTTAGATTAAGCCATTATTTACCAAGCAGTCAGATCATATATTAAAACCTGGATACATTTGGAGAGGAACAAAAGTGCACAAAATGTTTAACAATTACTGAACAAAAGATGCGAAAAGTAACTATTAATATCAAAGCCCcaaaaaaattgaaaatgtaTCATTAAACAAGTTTCCTCTTAACCGTAAATGTACCTGCATAATAAGAAAATGTGGATTGTTGACATTTAAACCAACAGAGCAGAAGAGATCCTGGACCCTCATGTTGTTCGCATTCACACCGTTGATCAGGTACTTATTTCTCCCACCTATAACCACctaagaataaaaatcatatacTGATTCCAGTTCAgtctaaaaatgtaattaaaaagaaaaatacaatgtAGCAGTCAGGTGGCTTACCTGTCTGGTTACAGTA from Hoplias malabaricus isolate fHopMal1 chromosome 2, fHopMal1.hap1, whole genome shotgun sequence encodes the following:
- the smc2 gene encoding structural maintenance of chromosomes protein 2, with protein sequence MYIKSIVLEGFKSYAERTEISGFDPLFNAITGLNGSGKSNILDSICFLLGISNLSQVRASNLQDLVYKNGLAGITKATVSITFDNSNKKQSPLGFETHDEITVTRQVVIGGRNKYLINGVNANNMRVQDLFCSVGLNVNNPHFLIMQGRITKVLNMKPPEILAMIEEAAGTRMYECKKISAQKTIEKKDAKLKEIQTILDEEITPAMEKLKEERSSYLEYQKLMREIEHLSRLYIAWQFVCAEETKVKSAEDLQVMQASISKLQESMQQNASHVQVLSEEIKALEKSRDKEVAGVLKSLEETLAEAQRVDTKAQSALDLKKQNLKDENKKRKELVKTMEEDKKVMSAKESEVAKATERLKAVQEEGQKDAEALEAAQQHFKAVSAGLSANEDGEEATLAGQMMTCKNEMSKAETEAKQAQMKLKHAQQELKTKQAQVKKMDSGYKKDQDALEAVQKCRDKLNTELKKLSYEDGREEHLIEQKRQLSSEVNQLRETYESFMGQFPNLRFEYKDPERNWDHSKVKGLVANLFTVTDVSNATALEVVAGGRLYNVVVDNEVTGKKILEKGELKRRYTIIPLNKISARTLNDNVVNTAKNLVGEDNVHTALSLVGYELELRKAMEYVFGTTLVCDTLDNAKKVAFDKRVSTKTVTLGGDVFDPQGTLTGGARGQTASVLSKLAEVKDVQDNLRAKEAALSAVETELSSLKGTAEKFRQLKQQLDLKTEEAQILETKLQQSSFHKQQEELENLCKTIEDSEETLKKTKEVQRKAEEKYKVLENKMKNAEAEREKELKAAQQKLNQAKSKADAYNKKLKERKQEADAVALELEELKREQAGYEQQIQAVDEAMKAIQEQISAMATDVAANKEAVRQAQEQLSQQKEVILGQEREIKGKSEEANKLREQSNDAQLKIKELEHNISKHKKDSSDAAARVTRMLAENDWISSERHLFGQPNSAYDFKTNSPKEAGQRLKRLEETKDKLERNINRRAMNMLSEAEERYNDLKKKKRIVENDKAKILETIKELDQKKNEALNVAWQKVNKDFGSIFSTLLPGANARLAPPEGCGVLDGLEFKVALGNTWKENLTELSGGQRSLVALSLILAMLLFKPAPIYILDEVDAALDLSHTQNIGQMLRTHFTHSQFVVVSLKDGMFTNANVLFKTKFVDGISTVTRTAQTHEGKVLAQRTQDKAKDKRQREILAS